One window of Solwaraspora sp. WMMA2056 genomic DNA carries:
- a CDS encoding C40 family peptidase, producing the protein MIGKSRDRAGRRNVRRWSRPAPGAPDVVPVRLSPALWAALLGAVTALALASPVAAQPVAVPDTGARPVPAGGLQLPGAAPTTGPPVPPNFVPSTVQGPLASQIYASETEVALLGAKLIDLEEQQTEAESALHAAELALRQRRTALLDAQRAAENTAASAIKDAAALPPGEYRGDLHGWDALSRLQRGEPGTSADAANREVSLAAAAEQEAHRTYTAALARVDALRAEFGSTEGTFKQRETALLELKARNTQELVTIERQREAAEQEIGRGIDGVDGITGTTAHPRAVAALDFALRQLGKPYLWGAEGPSRYDCSGLMWAAYRSPGADYFSLPRVAADQYWATRGKTVDRSELLPGDLIFFASGSSWTTVHHVGMYVGDGQMVHAPTTGDVVKVATVWWSRFYRATRVFDAVAAPTTTPTPTPTPTTPATPKPTPSTPATPKPTPTGSASPTPTPTGGPTPTPTGTPSTPAPTPSTSVSPTTTPTTVPGTPDPDETGTPDPDETGTGTPTATPSGVTGTASASPSASATATGSPSAGPQES; encoded by the coding sequence ATGATTGGCAAGAGCAGGGACAGGGCAGGCCGACGAAACGTCCGACGCTGGTCGCGTCCGGCACCCGGTGCGCCCGACGTCGTCCCGGTACGGCTGAGCCCGGCCCTGTGGGCCGCACTGCTCGGTGCCGTCACCGCCCTCGCGCTGGCCTCCCCGGTCGCCGCCCAGCCGGTGGCCGTGCCCGACACCGGTGCCCGGCCGGTCCCCGCCGGCGGCCTGCAACTGCCCGGTGCGGCACCGACGACCGGCCCTCCCGTCCCGCCGAACTTCGTACCCAGCACCGTGCAGGGCCCGCTCGCGTCGCAGATCTACGCCAGCGAGACCGAGGTGGCCCTGCTCGGCGCCAAACTGATCGACCTGGAGGAGCAGCAGACCGAGGCCGAGTCGGCGCTGCACGCCGCCGAGCTGGCGCTGCGGCAGCGGCGTACCGCGTTGCTCGACGCCCAGCGGGCCGCCGAGAACACCGCCGCCTCGGCGATCAAGGACGCCGCCGCGCTGCCGCCCGGCGAGTACCGGGGCGACCTGCACGGGTGGGACGCGCTGTCCCGGCTGCAGCGCGGTGAGCCCGGCACCAGCGCCGACGCCGCCAACCGGGAGGTGTCCCTGGCCGCCGCCGCCGAGCAGGAGGCGCACCGGACCTACACCGCCGCGCTGGCCCGGGTCGACGCGCTGCGCGCCGAATTCGGCTCCACCGAGGGCACCTTCAAGCAGCGGGAGACCGCGCTGCTGGAACTGAAGGCCCGCAACACCCAGGAACTGGTCACCATCGAGCGGCAGCGGGAGGCCGCCGAGCAGGAGATCGGCCGCGGCATCGACGGTGTCGACGGGATCACCGGCACCACCGCCCACCCGCGCGCGGTCGCCGCCCTGGACTTCGCGCTCAGACAGCTCGGCAAGCCGTACCTCTGGGGTGCCGAGGGCCCGAGCCGATACGACTGCTCCGGCCTGATGTGGGCCGCCTACCGGTCACCCGGCGCCGACTACTTCAGTCTGCCCCGGGTCGCCGCCGACCAGTACTGGGCGACCAGAGGCAAGACCGTCGACCGCTCGGAGCTGCTCCCCGGCGACCTGATCTTCTTCGCGTCCGGCTCCAGCTGGACCACCGTCCACCACGTCGGCATGTACGTCGGCGACGGCCAGATGGTGCACGCACCGACCACCGGCGACGTGGTCAAGGTCGCCACCGTCTGGTGGTCGCGCTTCTACCGGGCGACCAGGGTGTTCGACGCCGTCGCCGCCCCGACGACGACGCCCACGCCCACGCCGACGCCGACCACCCCGGCCACCCCGAAGCCGACCCCGTCCACCCCGGCCACACCGAAGCCGACCCCGACGGGCTCGGCGTCGCCCACCCCGACGCCGACCGGGGGTCCGACGCCGACACCGACCGGCACCCCGAGCACCCCGGCGCCGACCCCGTCGACCAGCGTGTCGCCGACCACGACGCCGACCACCGTGCCGGGCACGCCGGATCCGGACGAGACCGGCACCCCGGACCCGGACGAGACCGGCACGGGCACCCCGACCGCGACGCCGAGCGGCGTGACGGGCACGGCGTCGGCCAGCCCGAGCGCGTCCGCCACGGCCACCGGCAGCCCCAGCGCGGGTCCGCAGGAGAGCTGA
- the mqnE gene encoding aminofutalosine synthase MqnE: protein MDAGRKRELEEKVYAGERLDYTDGVDLYASDDLAWLGRLAHHRRTELNGDRVMFNVNRHLNLTNVCSASCAYCSFQRKPGEKDAYTMRIEEAVRKAKEMEDEQLTELHIVNGLHPTLPWRYYPKVLRELKAALPNVKLKAFTATEVQWFEKISGLPADEILDELMDAGLESLTGGGAEIFDWEVRQHIVDHACHWEDWSRIHRLAHSKGLRTPSTMLYGHIEEPRHRVDHVLRLRELQDETGGFTVFIPLRYQHDFVDSADGKIRNRIQERTTMAAPAESLKTFAVSRLLFDNVPHVKCFWVMHGLSVAQLSLNFGVDDLDGSVVEYKITHDADSYGTPNTMHRDDLLHLIWDAGFQPVERDTRYQVVREYDRPPSLAQRRAEPQQIWA from the coding sequence GTGGACGCTGGTCGCAAGCGCGAGCTCGAAGAAAAGGTGTACGCCGGGGAGCGGCTCGACTACACCGACGGGGTGGACCTGTACGCCAGCGACGACCTGGCCTGGCTGGGGCGGCTGGCGCACCACCGGCGTACCGAACTCAACGGCGACCGGGTGATGTTCAACGTCAACCGGCACCTGAACCTGACCAACGTCTGCAGCGCCTCGTGCGCGTACTGCTCGTTCCAGCGCAAGCCGGGCGAGAAGGACGCGTACACGATGCGGATCGAAGAGGCCGTCCGCAAGGCCAAGGAGATGGAGGACGAGCAGCTCACCGAGCTGCACATCGTCAACGGCCTGCATCCCACGCTGCCCTGGCGCTACTACCCGAAGGTGCTGCGCGAGCTGAAGGCCGCGCTGCCGAACGTCAAACTGAAGGCGTTCACCGCGACCGAGGTGCAGTGGTTCGAGAAGATCAGCGGCCTGCCGGCCGACGAGATCCTCGACGAGCTGATGGACGCCGGCCTGGAGTCGCTGACCGGCGGCGGCGCGGAGATCTTCGACTGGGAGGTCCGCCAGCACATCGTCGACCACGCCTGCCACTGGGAGGACTGGTCGCGGATCCACCGGCTCGCCCACAGCAAGGGGCTGCGGACCCCGTCGACGATGCTCTACGGCCACATCGAGGAGCCCCGCCACCGGGTCGACCACGTGCTGCGGCTGCGTGAGCTGCAGGACGAGACCGGCGGCTTCACGGTCTTCATCCCACTGCGCTACCAGCACGACTTCGTCGACTCGGCGGACGGCAAGATCCGTAACCGGATCCAGGAGCGGACCACGATGGCCGCGCCGGCCGAGTCGCTGAAGACGTTCGCGGTGTCCCGGCTGCTGTTCGACAACGTGCCGCACGTCAAGTGCTTCTGGGTGATGCACGGATTGTCCGTGGCGCAGTTGTCGCTCAACTTCGGCGTCGACGACCTGGACGGTTCGGTGGTCGAGTACAAGATCACCCACGACGCGGACTCCTACGGCACGCCGAACACCATGCACCGCGACGACCTGCTGCACCTTATCTGGGACGCCGGCTTCCAGCCGGTCGAGCGGGACACCCGCTACCAGGTGGTCCGCGAGTACGACCGGCCGCCGTCGTTGGCGCAGCGGCGGGCCGAGCCGCAGCAGATCTGGGCCTGA
- a CDS encoding DUF2254 domain-containing protein produces MSQPRSVISRLRGVWRSFWAVPAAFAVGSVLLAVVLTALELRLRLPLDSYLPSGPAGARSLLSSIITAMISFTALVFSITVVALQLASSQYTPRVLRTFLQDRVTQATLGTFVATFLFAMVVLAALPDESDARLPALSLAVSMGLVLGSTGMFLYYLHHMTALMRVSHMIAAIGAQTRRSIDRWAPRPADPDDAPNGPIVDVLVAPGTGSVTAVDVDQLARIARRHDCAVTVARIPGEFVVAGMPLLAVHAVGDAPPRPLDVSQAAQAVEIGVERIPGQDVGFGLRQLADIAERALSPGINDTTTAVRALQESHDLLRRLADRPDRPRIVRDDDGTVRVHLRRQTFAEHLDTSVTDVRRAAGEQPRVTNLVGDIVDDLLTVARAEHRPALRRHRTGTAQQRRDQAGVPSSGHD; encoded by the coding sequence GTGAGTCAGCCACGTAGCGTGATCTCGCGCCTGCGTGGCGTGTGGAGGAGTTTCTGGGCCGTCCCGGCGGCGTTCGCGGTCGGATCGGTCCTCCTCGCCGTCGTTCTCACCGCGTTGGAGCTGCGCCTGCGGCTGCCACTGGACTCGTACCTGCCCAGCGGGCCCGCCGGGGCGAGATCGCTGCTCTCGTCGATCATCACCGCGATGATCTCGTTCACCGCGCTGGTCTTCTCGATCACCGTGGTGGCGCTGCAGTTGGCGTCCAGCCAGTACACCCCACGGGTTCTGCGGACCTTCCTGCAGGACCGGGTGACCCAGGCCACCCTCGGTACGTTCGTCGCGACGTTCCTGTTCGCCATGGTGGTGCTCGCCGCGCTGCCGGACGAGTCCGACGCCCGCCTGCCGGCCCTGTCCCTGGCGGTGTCGATGGGCCTCGTGCTCGGCAGCACCGGGATGTTCCTCTACTACCTGCACCACATGACCGCGCTGATGCGGGTCTCCCACATGATCGCGGCGATCGGCGCGCAGACCCGCCGCAGCATCGACCGGTGGGCGCCCCGGCCCGCCGACCCGGACGACGCGCCGAACGGTCCGATCGTCGACGTGCTGGTGGCCCCCGGGACCGGTTCGGTCACCGCCGTCGACGTCGACCAGCTGGCCCGGATCGCCCGCCGGCACGACTGCGCCGTCACGGTCGCACGGATACCGGGCGAGTTCGTCGTGGCCGGCATGCCGCTGCTCGCCGTACACGCGGTCGGTGACGCCCCGCCCCGGCCGCTGGACGTGTCCCAGGCGGCCCAGGCCGTCGAGATCGGCGTCGAACGGATTCCCGGCCAGGACGTCGGCTTCGGCCTGCGGCAACTCGCCGACATCGCCGAACGGGCGCTCTCCCCGGGCATCAACGACACCACTACCGCCGTGCGGGCCCTGCAGGAGTCCCACGACCTGCTGCGCCGGCTCGCCGACCGACCGGACCGGCCCCGGATCGTCCGCGACGACGACGGCACCGTCCGCGTCCATCTGCGCCGGCAGACGTTCGCCGAGCATCTCGACACGTCCGTCACCGACGTGCGGCGGGCCGCCGGCGAGCAGCCCAGGGTCACCAACCTGGTCGGCGACATCGTCGACGATCTGCTGACGGTGGCGCGGGCCGAGCACCGACCGGCCCTGCGGCGACACCGCACGGGTACGGCGCAGCAGCGGCGCGACCAGGCAGGCGTACCCTCGTCTGGTCATGACTGA
- a CDS encoding DUF4229 domain-containing protein has translation MSPAVKYTLGRIGLFVVVVLALWPIDMNIFLKLMIAVIFSAALSFFLMRGWRDEMAQQITEVTERRRAEKERLRSALAGDDQPGGTDGRSQEN, from the coding sequence ATGAGCCCTGCGGTGAAGTACACCCTCGGCCGGATCGGGCTGTTCGTGGTCGTCGTGCTGGCCCTGTGGCCGATCGACATGAACATCTTCCTGAAGTTGATGATCGCGGTGATCTTCTCTGCGGCGTTGTCGTTCTTTCTGATGCGCGGCTGGCGCGACGAGATGGCCCAGCAGATCACCGAGGTCACCGAGCGCCGCCGGGCCGAGAAGGAGCGGTTGCGGTCCGCGCTGGCCGGCGACGACCAACCCGGTGGTACGGACGGCAGATCCCAGGAGAATTGA
- a CDS encoding ricin-type beta-trefoil lectin domain protein: MHLRRWWIVLPGNLSIRRRLGRLPRRTTAGVLAGVAALSTIVATIGFGAASARDDDLIGEPVSAEQLVVIVAAAQSCPMLTPARVAGQLMAESGLDAAADVTTSGGQGIAGLDERDWTEWAPWPAAQRADVAANVVALARQMCQLSGKLRVAEVPGDPWWLALAAFHTGLDAVTDAVGVPDPALGYVGEASGYAAYYSQLPQFGGADKAPADPTRQPKAIPAEYVDLIVAAGSVCAPVTPPAVAAQLMALSGFDATATGEDGRAGIAQFRPQLWEQYGPDDATAYVPAAAIPALGAAMCALVAEFADVDGGDPYELALAAYHRGVDAVRDADEPLGKQTEDLVAAVRRLTDFYAMDGRMVSPSTSPSPSVSPSVTASPRTPAADPTRPGPGATTPPAKVVTPPAAAPPPDTRATNNPPPQQTTPAAPPAPVRPSNMRQLVGKETGLCVSAGAGSDGTQLTLQRCAENKSQWWEIRSDGTIRANGLCMDVAWGASADGTAVQVAYCSGNPAQNWQKWQGRSGTLVNPLTGKCLDVAGHGVGAPLMIWHCVGHPKQTFDAR, translated from the coding sequence ATGCACCTGAGACGGTGGTGGATCGTGTTGCCCGGCAACTTGTCAATCCGACGTCGGCTCGGCCGGCTCCCACGGCGTACCACGGCCGGGGTCCTTGCCGGCGTGGCCGCGCTGTCGACGATCGTCGCCACCATCGGATTCGGTGCCGCCTCGGCCCGCGACGACGACCTGATCGGCGAGCCGGTCTCCGCCGAGCAGCTGGTGGTGATCGTCGCCGCCGCCCAGTCCTGCCCGATGCTCACCCCGGCCAGGGTCGCCGGGCAGTTGATGGCCGAGTCCGGATTGGACGCCGCCGCCGACGTCACCACCTCCGGGGGGCAGGGCATCGCCGGCCTGGACGAGCGTGACTGGACGGAATGGGCGCCGTGGCCGGCCGCCCAGCGGGCCGACGTCGCCGCGAACGTGGTGGCCCTCGCCCGGCAGATGTGCCAGCTGAGCGGCAAGCTGCGGGTGGCCGAGGTGCCGGGTGACCCGTGGTGGCTGGCGCTGGCCGCCTTCCACACCGGACTCGACGCCGTCACCGACGCGGTCGGGGTGCCCGACCCGGCGCTCGGCTACGTCGGCGAGGCGAGCGGGTACGCCGCCTACTACAGCCAGTTGCCACAGTTCGGCGGTGCCGACAAGGCGCCGGCCGACCCGACCCGGCAGCCGAAGGCCATCCCCGCCGAGTACGTCGACCTGATCGTCGCGGCCGGGTCGGTCTGCGCACCGGTCACCCCACCGGCGGTCGCCGCCCAGCTGATGGCCCTGTCCGGGTTCGACGCCACCGCGACCGGCGAGGACGGCCGGGCGGGCATCGCGCAGTTCCGCCCGCAACTGTGGGAGCAGTACGGCCCCGACGACGCGACCGCCTACGTCCCGGCCGCCGCCATCCCGGCGCTGGGGGCCGCGATGTGTGCACTCGTCGCCGAGTTCGCCGACGTCGACGGCGGTGACCCGTACGAGTTGGCGCTCGCCGCGTACCACCGGGGCGTCGACGCGGTCCGCGACGCCGACGAGCCGCTCGGCAAGCAGACCGAGGACCTGGTGGCGGCGGTACGCCGGCTCACCGACTTCTACGCGATGGACGGCCGGATGGTGTCGCCGTCGACGTCCCCGTCGCCGTCGGTGTCGCCGTCGGTCACGGCGTCCCCGCGGACGCCTGCGGCGGATCCGACCCGACCCGGCCCGGGGGCGACCACGCCGCCGGCCAAGGTCGTCACCCCGCCGGCGGCCGCGCCGCCGCCGGACACCCGGGCGACGAACAACCCGCCGCCGCAGCAGACCACCCCGGCCGCACCCCCGGCCCCGGTCCGGCCGTCGAACATGCGTCAGCTGGTCGGCAAGGAGACCGGGCTGTGCGTCAGCGCCGGTGCCGGCAGTGACGGGACCCAGTTGACCCTGCAACGCTGCGCGGAGAACAAGTCACAGTGGTGGGAGATCCGTAGCGACGGCACCATCCGGGCCAACGGACTCTGCATGGACGTCGCCTGGGGTGCCAGCGCCGACGGCACCGCCGTGCAGGTGGCGTACTGCAGCGGCAATCCGGCGCAGAACTGGCAGAAGTGGCAGGGCCGCAGTGGCACGCTGGTCAACCCGTTGACCGGCAAGTGCCTGGACGTGGCCGGCCACGGCGTCGGCGCGCCGCTGATGATCTGGCACTGCGTGGGTCATCCGAAGCAGACCTTCGACGCCCGCTGA
- a CDS encoding glutathione peroxidase yields the protein MGIYDIALTSLAGEPGSLGDFAGRAVLVVNVASKCGLTPQYADLERLHERYADRGFTVAGFPCNQFGGQEPGSAEEIQEFCATTYGVTFPMFAKIEVNGPGRHPLYAELVATPDADGEAGDVQWNFEKFLIAPDGTVAGRFRPRVAPTDAALVAAIEKHLPAQVP from the coding sequence ATGGGGATCTACGACATTGCGCTGACCTCCCTGGCCGGGGAGCCCGGATCACTCGGGGACTTCGCGGGCAGGGCCGTGCTGGTGGTCAACGTGGCGTCGAAGTGCGGGCTCACTCCGCAGTACGCCGACCTGGAACGGCTGCACGAGCGGTACGCCGACCGGGGCTTCACGGTGGCCGGTTTCCCGTGCAACCAGTTCGGCGGTCAGGAGCCGGGCAGCGCCGAGGAGATCCAGGAGTTCTGCGCGACGACGTACGGGGTGACGTTCCCGATGTTCGCCAAGATCGAAGTCAACGGGCCGGGCCGGCACCCGCTGTACGCCGAACTGGTGGCCACGCCCGACGCCGACGGCGAGGCCGGTGACGTGCAGTGGAACTTCGAGAAGTTCCTGATCGCCCCCGACGGTACGGTGGCCGGCCGGTTCCGGCCCCGGGTCGCGCCGACCGATGCCGCGCTGGTGGCCGCCATCGAGAAGCACCTGCCCGCTCAGGTGCCGTGA
- a CDS encoding helix-turn-helix domain-containing protein, giving the protein MTVWQVPADLLARSRFVVSPLTDTVAALRALYYPRRPWQHDWRRPYLAAFQHLLDDRPVLRALLAASFRPRYTADYLTLAPLSTAPTFAEELTAVAGRGDAQIRADLRETRPGPLADVLLADGLAGRAAELLDWVWRQTVQPQWPDRERRLRADIVGRTARLSSQGWAGVFADLNQKMRWLGDGRLQVNDYPSPPMRLDAAEQLVFVPAHCARGWVLWDQPTRFGMVYPASGILADPTPVTATGLGRLIGANRAAILIRLATPMSTSQLATATGLGTGTVGDHLKVLLDAGLVTKRRSGREVLYWRTAIGTALTGGTERIGTWGSTTLR; this is encoded by the coding sequence TTGACGGTCTGGCAGGTGCCGGCGGATCTGCTGGCCCGCAGTCGGTTCGTCGTCTCGCCGCTGACCGACACCGTCGCCGCGCTGCGCGCCCTGTACTACCCACGTCGGCCGTGGCAGCACGACTGGCGGCGACCGTACCTGGCCGCGTTCCAGCATCTGCTGGACGACCGGCCGGTGCTGCGCGCCCTGTTGGCGGCGTCGTTCCGGCCCCGGTATACGGCCGACTACCTCACCCTGGCTCCGTTGTCGACGGCACCGACCTTCGCCGAGGAGCTCACCGCCGTCGCCGGTCGCGGGGACGCGCAGATCCGCGCCGACCTGCGCGAGACCCGACCGGGGCCGCTCGCTGACGTACTGCTGGCCGACGGGCTCGCCGGGCGGGCGGCGGAGCTGCTCGACTGGGTGTGGCGGCAGACGGTGCAGCCACAGTGGCCGGACCGGGAGCGCCGGCTGCGGGCCGACATCGTCGGGCGCACCGCCCGACTCAGCAGCCAGGGCTGGGCCGGCGTCTTCGCCGACCTCAACCAGAAGATGCGCTGGTTGGGCGACGGCCGACTGCAGGTCAACGACTACCCGTCGCCGCCGATGCGGCTCGACGCGGCGGAACAGTTGGTCTTCGTCCCCGCGCACTGCGCCCGTGGCTGGGTGCTGTGGGACCAGCCCACCCGGTTCGGCATGGTCTATCCGGCCAGCGGCATCCTCGCCGACCCGACACCGGTGACGGCGACCGGGCTGGGCCGGCTGATCGGCGCGAACCGGGCGGCGATCCTGATCCGGCTGGCGACCCCGATGAGCACTTCGCAGTTGGCCACGGCCACCGGGCTCGGCACCGGCACGGTCGGCGACCATTTGAAGGTGCTGCTCGACGCCGGCCTGGTCACCAAGCGCAGGTCCGGGCGGGAAGTACTCTACTGGCGGACCGCGATCGGCACCGCCCTGACGGGTGGGACAGAGAGGATCGGGACATGGGGATCTACGACATTGCGCTGA
- a CDS encoding MFS transporter, which yields MRTYSELFAVGEFRNLFVANCAGIAAHTSSSLALGALTYATTGSALLTALSMFGAPLAGVLGSVTLLSAADSLPPRRAMTIAALVALVGAAAQAVPGLPLWARFAIIGLVTYVASITAGARWALINDILPTGAYVLARSTMNASVGIMQIAGFGVGGVLLVWLSPYQVFLVAAGLRAVAAAVVRFGLTERPARTTERTSTARTWRINRQLWADPGRRSLLLNLWLPNGLVVGCEALFVPYAGDRAGFLFAAGAFGMLAGDVLVGRILSPAARQWCVLPLRLLLPLPYLVFLIRPELPLAMLLAMVASVGFAAALPLQERLIAHSPAQARGQVLGLQQNGMLAGQAVCAILAGTVADHLPVHQAVAVLAGLSLVATMLLTRGLRRTRPALSRAATSGWRRRGIRR from the coding sequence GTGAGGACCTACTCGGAGTTGTTCGCGGTCGGTGAGTTCCGCAATCTGTTCGTGGCCAATTGTGCCGGCATCGCCGCGCACACCAGTTCATCGCTGGCGCTCGGCGCGCTGACCTACGCGACGACCGGGTCCGCCCTGCTCACCGCGCTGAGCATGTTCGGTGCGCCGCTCGCTGGCGTGCTCGGCAGCGTGACTCTGCTGTCGGCGGCGGACAGCCTGCCGCCGCGTCGGGCGATGACCATCGCGGCGCTGGTCGCCCTGGTCGGTGCCGCTGCCCAGGCCGTACCGGGGCTGCCGCTGTGGGCCCGGTTCGCCATCATCGGGCTGGTCACCTACGTCGCGTCGATCACCGCCGGTGCCCGGTGGGCACTGATCAACGACATCCTGCCGACCGGGGCCTACGTGCTGGCCCGGTCCACGATGAACGCCAGCGTGGGCATCATGCAGATCGCCGGGTTCGGCGTCGGCGGGGTTCTGCTGGTCTGGCTCAGCCCGTACCAGGTGTTCCTGGTCGCCGCCGGGCTGCGCGCGGTCGCGGCGGCGGTGGTCCGCTTCGGTCTGACGGAACGGCCGGCCCGGACCACCGAGCGGACCTCGACCGCCCGTACCTGGCGGATCAACCGGCAGCTGTGGGCCGATCCGGGACGCCGGTCGCTGCTGCTCAACCTCTGGCTGCCCAACGGACTGGTGGTCGGCTGCGAGGCCCTGTTCGTGCCGTACGCCGGGGACCGGGCCGGATTCCTGTTCGCCGCCGGCGCGTTCGGGATGCTCGCCGGTGACGTACTGGTCGGACGGATTCTGTCGCCGGCGGCCCGGCAGTGGTGCGTGCTGCCGCTGCGGCTGCTGCTTCCCCTGCCGTACCTCGTGTTCCTGATCCGTCCGGAGCTGCCGCTGGCGATGCTGCTCGCCATGGTCGCCTCGGTCGGCTTCGCCGCCGCGCTGCCGCTGCAGGAGCGGCTGATCGCCCACTCGCCGGCGCAGGCGCGCGGCCAGGTCCTCGGCCTGCAGCAGAACGGCATGCTGGCCGGGCAGGCGGTCTGCGCGATCCTCGCCGGCACGGTCGCCGACCATCTACCGGTGCACCAGGCGGTCGCCGTACTGGCCGGGCTGTCGCTGGTCGCCACGATGCTGTTGACCCGTGGCCTGCGGCGCACCCGCCCGGCGCTCAGCCGCGCCGCCACTTCTGGTTGGCGCCGCCGTGGCATTCGTAGATGA